The proteins below come from a single Mya arenaria isolate MELC-2E11 chromosome 6, ASM2691426v1 genomic window:
- the LOC128238393 gene encoding adhesion G protein-coupled receptor E1-like produces the protein MNIDGVMMVASLMLLPSSLMVHGQTAPTTPWHYYPIFGDYDSFSFLKYGPGICTDSWTCGNGLTYPVKNCHCDKLCVYMNDCCDDFVTDQSFGGNYPIVNADQFSCERVEGLDMNTDFYGVLMVSKCSSNWTETQTKRLCESDFQLEEDLMKKTPVSDGSYLQITYKNMYCAYCNFEYDISFWSPQYECYENITNVRLLPFSPDCELFFTAPMFNPSPRICGLVPPISKCANNSEVEFIGLCEHGRYYTVFDEYGKTYRNEHCAQCNGVNMSELYCTNPESANRGILTAMGGGHGDSLRLLVDLNLNTAYKDGEIINSRKCNNDEIYDLVYDKCREVFCPPPTFFRNGRCIPHTLNAHFHMKDQKQQYSDLHNCTWAKLDPAEYTFTNDSKLFIPSAQETYNESQFHQNGTDVFICHSENNTCVQCDLVHVRFNFDESEVYLSTIGLVISILSLLLTVIIYSTFPQLLNTPGKILMCLVVSLLLAQLLFLISSEVSSYPLACKILAICDHYFFLAAFCWMNVIAFDLWKTFSSRFTASSSSESARKKLFFYSIYGWVVPLIIVGVALILEFGDFDSLETSVRPYYGRNICWISSRNSLIIFFLAPLAFFKLFDITSFIFTSVHIARASKQGAVARRNKYTCSLLINIKLSLVMGLTWVFAFVANVANLQFMWYLFIIFNTLQGLFIAISFLCTRKVGRLVHEKYEVLFSTFTFRQSIADTQTTSVSKTTSQAI, from the coding sequence ATGAATATTGATGGCGTCATGATGGTCGCTTCTCTTATGCTTTTACCGTCATCGTTAATGGTACATGGACAGACGGCTCCTACAACGCCATGGCACTACTACCCGATATTTGGCGACTACGATTCCTTCAGCTTCCTTAAATACGGCCCCGGCATTTGCACTGACTCTTGGACGTGTGGAAACGGCCTCACATATCCGGTCAAAAACTGCCATTGTGACAAGCTCTGTGTATATATGAACGATTGTTGCGATGATTTTGTAACCGATCAGTCATTCGGGGGTAACTATCCTATAGTAAACGCAGACCAGTTCTCATGCGAGAGAGTTGAGGGTCTTGACATGAACACAGACTTTTACGGTGTTTTGATGGTTTCTAAGTGTTCATCAAACTGGACTGAAACACAGACAAAACGTCTATGCGAAAGTGACTTTCAGCTTGAGGAGGATCTAATGAAGAAAACGCCTGTTTCGGACGGCTCTTATTTGCAAATAACGTACAAAAATATGTACTGCGCTTACTGCAACtttgaatatgatatttcattttggtCACCACAATATGAATGctatgaaaatataacaaatgtacGCCTATTACCATTCAGTCCGGATTGTGAGCTTTTTTTCACTGCGCCGATGTTTAATCCTTCGCCAAGAATCTGTGGACTGGTGCCACCAATTTCCAAATGTGCCAATAACTCAGAAGTGGAGTTTATTGGCCTTTGTGAACACGGTCGTTATTACACTGTTTTTGATGAATATGGTAAAACGTACAGAAACGAGCATTGTGCGCAGTGTAATGGAGTAAATATGAGCGAGCTTTATTGCACAAATCCTGAATCGGCTAATAGGGGGATCCTAACTGCGATGGGCGGGGGACATGGGGACAGTCTAAGGCTGCTAGTCGACCTTAATCTCAATACAGCGTACAAGGATGGAGAAATCATTAATTCCAGGAAATGcaacaatgatgaaatatacGATTTAGTGTATGATAAATGTCGGGAGGTGTTTTGCCCACCACCTACATTTTTTCGAAACGGTCGCTGCATCCCACACActttaaatgcacattttcaCATGAAAGACCAAAAGCAACAATATTCAGACTTACATAATTGTACATGGGCAAAACTAGACCCAGCTGAATATACATTTACGAACGATTCCAAACTGTTTATTCCATCGGCACAGGAAACCTACAACGAGTCTCAATTCCACCAGAATGGCACAGACGTTTTTATCTGTCACAGTGAAAACAATACCTGTGTTCAGTGCGATTTGGTCCACGTTAGGTTCAACTTTGATGAGTCGGAGGTGTACTTGTCAACGATCGGACTTGTAATTTCAATCCTTTCTCTTCTTTTGACTGTGATAATTTATTCTACTTTTCCGCAGCTTCTCAATACTCCAGGAAAGATCCTTATGTGTTTGGTGGTATCTCTTTTGCTAGCGCAATTGTTGTTCTTAATTTCTTCAGAAGTGTCTTCTTATCCTTTAGCATGCAAAATACTGGCAATATGCGATCATTATTTCTTTTTGGCAGCCTTTTGTTGGATGAACGTAATCGCATTCGATTTGTGGAAAACTTTCTCAAGTAGGTTTACTGCTTCAAGTTCAAGCGAAAGTGCGAGGAAAAAGTTGTTCTTTTACAGTATCTATGGCTGGGTTGTTCCATTGATAATTGTTGGCGTGGCTTTGATCTTAGAGTTTGGGGATTTTGATAGTTTAGAAACAAGCGTGAGACCATACTATGGTCGAAATATATGTTGGATCAGTTCGCGCAATAGtctaataatattttttctggcTCCGCTTGCTTTTTTCAAGCTCTTCGAcataacttcttttatttttacgtCCGTGCACATTGCTCGAGCAAGCAAACAAGGAGCCGTTGCTAGGAGGAATAAATACACGTGTTCGTTGCTGATCAACATCAAGCTCTCCCTAGTCATGGGTCTAACATGGGTGTTTGCCTTTGTTGCAAATGTGGCAAACTTGCAGTTTATGTGGTACTTGTTCATAATATTCAACACACTACAGGGCCTCTTCATCGCCATCAGTTTTCTATGCACGAGAAAAGTGGGCCGGTTGGTACACGAGAAATATGAGGTACTCTTCAGCACATTTACTTTCCGCCAGTCCATTGCAGACACGCAGACAACTTCTGTCTCGAAAACCACCTCACAGGCTATATGA